In Candidatus Woesearchaeota archaeon, the genomic window GTTACAGTGAGCATATCATTATTATATCCCTAATATTGAAGTTTGTATAGTTCTTCTATACAGGGGTATAAACCAGTTATATATAAATAATTATTCAGTTCAGCATAGTTATTGTTTAATATATCATTAATATGTTATTAATATTAGCAAATAGTGATTTTTATTGCGCAGTATCTGTATTGCTTATTTACTTTTCATGACCCAAACACCGTCCCAGTTTGGATCTGGCGGATTTTTTAAAAATTCTTCGCAGCGGGATATAAACACTTTAGATGGACCATCTTCGCCATGCTTCTTAAAAATATTCAGAGCAGAATCAAATTTTTTCTGCTGATAAAGTTCAAAACCTTTTTCGAAATCTAAAATAAGCGCACTTTTTTCATTACCAAAAGAAACTAACTCATAAATTGTTATAGGTTCATTTTTGCCCTTAACCCTAACCATATCAAGTTTACGCGTCACAAAATTATTTTTAATTAATTTTTGCGTGAACTGGCTAATTATAATGTGAGTGCAATACTCTTTATTGGTGCCTTCTAATCTTGAACCCAAATTAACAGTATCACCCATCGCAGTATAATCAAACCTGTCGTATGAACCCATATTTCCTACAACAGCGAAGCCAGTATTTAAACCAATGCCGATGTCAAAAGTTGGCAAGCTTTGTGATTCCCATTCAGACTGCAATTGTTTTAATTCAGACATCATCTTTATCGAACTTGCGCAAGCTTTAACCGCATGATCTTTATCATTTAACGGTGCGCCCCAAAAAGCCATTATTGCGTCGCCCATATATTTATCAACAGTGCCGCCGTTTTTCATAATAATAGTTGTCATCCTTGTTAAGTATTCATTAAGCGAATGCACTAATTGTTCCGGTGTTAATTTTTCGGAAAAAGGCGTAAATCCGCGGATGTCAGAAAAAAAGATAGTAATTTCTTTTTTTTCTCCGCCAAGCCGGAGTTTGTCCGGGTTTTTTAATATTTCTGCAATAACATCCGATGACACATATTTACCGAAAGCATTTAATATTTCTTTTTTATGTTTTTTATGATTCAAATAAGAATAACATAATGAACTAAAATAAGACAACCATATACTAAATAGAGGGTATAAAATATTTAATATCGAATTTTTATTGAAATATGAAATTACAAAAAACAAATAAATAATGTTCATAATTACCGAAACAATAAAACCAATTCTAAAACTTATTAAGTAACAAACCAGGGTAATAATTAAACCATTTATTAATATTATAAAAAACAAACTAAACCAATTTTGTTTTTCCAATTGGCTTCCTAAAATCATAGTTTGGATAATGTTAGCGTGCACTTCCACTCCCGGCATAGCTTTGCCTGAAGACGTAGGCACAAAATAATCATCATGCATATCCGGCGATGTTGCGCCGATTAATACAATTGAATCTTTAAACACTTTTGCAGAAACGACGCCATCTATCACGTCTGTAATGGAATAATATTCAAAACTATATGGCTTGCCTATAAAATTAATCACGAATCTTGAACCGAAGTAATTCTTTGCGCCATCAATCGCGTGTTTATATATAGCATAAGCAAAGTTTTCATATTCATTAGACAAGTCAAGGTTAATTGCTCTGCTTATTCCGTCATTGTCCGTGATAATATTTACATATCCAAGATTAATGGTAGCTTCTTTTAATGCGGGATATGGTTCGAGTAATTCATTACCTGCAACTTTGCTACCTGTTTGAATAAAATTTGTATATTCAACAGGCATAATTACATTACGATTTTTTTTAACCTGCGCAGCTAATAACTCATCACTATTTTTTTCAGATTCTTCAAAAAAAGCAATATCTACCCCAACAATTTTAGCTTCGCTTAATAATGATAATGTTTCAACAAACACGGCCCGGTTCCAAGGCCATCTGCCGATTTTTTGTAAACTTTTATCGTCAACCCCGATAATTTTAATGTTCGGCAAGGCCGTTTTCCCGCCGTATAATGCATCTGTTAAAACCAATTCAATATTAGAAAATAAACCTATTCCGTATAGTCCAAGCAATAAGCTGCTGCAAATTAAAGATATTAATATATAAGCAATTACTTTTTGATTATTCATAGAAAATAAGGAAAAAATTATAATTTATTAAGTTACCTATTTTTTAACCGCTCAATCAATTTTTGCTGTTCTTTAATTGCGTCATTTAAAGCAAAAAATTTTTCAGTCATTCCCATTGAAACCGGGACTTTTTCAGCATATTCGCGTTCATTAACTTCGCCAGAGTCAATCATTGCCAGTCCTGCAGAAACATCTTCATCTGTAAATTTGTACTTCTCTTGAACAATTTGAAACAGTTTATTCTCATGAATATTTTTAAATCTTAATTTTTTCAGAAGGTTTAAAGTTTCTGCAGCTTTTTCTACCATTAACTTT contains:
- a CDS encoding adenylate/guanylate cyclase domain-containing protein, translating into MNNQKVIAYILISLICSSLLLGLYGIGLFSNIELVLTDALYGGKTALPNIKIIGVDDKSLQKIGRWPWNRAVFVETLSLLSEAKIVGVDIAFFEESEKNSDELLAAQVKKNRNVIMPVEYTNFIQTGSKVAGNELLEPYPALKEATINLGYVNIITDNDGISRAINLDLSNEYENFAYAIYKHAIDGAKNYFGSRFVINFIGKPYSFEYYSITDVIDGVVSAKVFKDSIVLIGATSPDMHDDYFVPTSSGKAMPGVEVHANIIQTMILGSQLEKQNWFSLFFIILINGLIITLVCYLISFRIGFIVSVIMNIIYLFFVISYFNKNSILNILYPLFSIWLSYFSSLCYSYLNHKKHKKEILNAFGKYVSSDVIAEILKNPDKLRLGGEKKEITIFFSDIRGFTPFSEKLTPEQLVHSLNEYLTRMTTIIMKNGGTVDKYMGDAIMAFWGAPLNDKDHAVKACASSIKMMSELKQLQSEWESQSLPTFDIGIGLNTGFAVVGNMGSYDRFDYTAMGDTVNLGSRLEGTNKEYCTHIIISQFTQKLIKNNFVTRKLDMVRVKGKNEPITIYELVSFGNEKSALILDFEKGFELYQQKKFDSALNIFKKHGEDGPSKVFISRCEEFLKNPPDPNWDGVWVMKSK